ATCTCCACCCAAGGTGTAACTAAtatctctatctctttttcttttatgaagcaaacaacttttgtttaaaacatttcttttcatttttattttttatacatgattCTGAAAGGTTTCCTCAAACTTCAACGGCGTATTCTAGCGGTCCTGATGAAAACAATTCCTATAAACATATGTCCTGCAATGTTTCCTTTTCAAGatacaatcattttttaatttttaatgaaatttttaattttattggaaagtGCAGTATTAAATCCAAAAAACAATCAAAGTAAATGTTCGAAATGTTCGCCAGCCGCAATTCAGCGCCCAAGAACAGTATTGTCGAGAAAAAAAGGTATCTCGAAAAGAAAGCGTTGTAGGACACGTTCATAAGAACTTTTTTCATCCTTATGACCGCTAGAATACGCCTTTGAAGTTTGAGAAGACCTTTCAgaaacaccttgtatattttgGAGTCTGAATTAAAATGCCGCaccctatatatgtatatatattaataataaataaaattttattaactaaacaactgcaataattgttcaataataaattcaacaaatgaataatagaaatatgttcCAAGAAATATGTTCCAAGAAATATGTAAGAAGGCAGTAGACCGTTATATTACAACGATCTCGTTTGTCTAATGCAGTGCTCGAAATTGGTTGAACATTtgagccgatttccgcggtaaacgcctcctttcctctccttaccgcgcgcgccgcagccgctagggccagcaccgccgagcgttaggagcggcactatctgattatgagtgggttcttctccctatttattaaaattttaaaaaatgtattaaaatttaaatataaatttaaaaataaattttttatttttaaatttaataagtggaaatatttcaatagatttctacgtcactcatgaggtactaatgctgacgcgtttttttaaaagtggtttctatctacattattgcatcaattgttcattctcataaaaggccaagaaaatctaattaagaaaatctcttttatatattttttttaaattaagaatttgttatttttatctttagtggaataggcctacgggggaaaccacttaaaaaaaaaaagcgtcagcattagtacctcatagGTGAcatggaaatctattgaaatatttccacttaataaatttaaaaataaaaaattaatttttaataaattttaatacattttttttaattttaataaatagggagaagaacccacttataatcagatagtgctgctcctaacgctcggcggcgctggccctagcggctgcggcgcgcgcggtaagaagaggaaaggaggcgtatcccgcggaaatcggctcaaatgttcaactaattccgagcactggtctaatgcataatatattacatggtAACGTAAGCGCGAGAAAATCATATCTACTCAATAAATACCTGTGATAGCTAAGAAAgcatatgtatacaataattatacaagataatacataaatagaataaatagaaatgttaataatagtaattatttcttacctGATTTTAAACTCCAGAaagtatagataatatataagtaagctTCAGAAAGTCTGTACTATTACAGTTATTTGCGTAAAAATcttcaaagtaaaataaagccgcagatttattttattttatagctcAGGCTTCTTCTATGTAACTCCCACAGAACAAATTCTAATGGATAGAAAAacagaatatcaaaaattgttgcacatgtgtctgtatatctataaataaatctaactttatttattggtCAAGCAACggtttgttgaatttttaaagaaatatgttttcatcaatgataaataaatcgcagaactaatttatttcctaAGACAATTGAATTGACTCGACGAActgtatttatgtaagaagGCAATAGACCATTATATTACAACGATTTCGTTTgtctaatgtataatattaaatggaaaCGTAAGCGCAAGAAAATCATATCGACAAATACCTGTAAAAGTTAGGAaaacatatacaataattacaagataatacataaaataaatggaaatgtaatgtaacaataataactaTGCATTACTTACTTATGTAGCCACTTCTTTATACCAAACACTACTTAAGCAGTTAACCTGGTACACTCTGTCGTCAATATTTACACTCACTGATCAATGAAGTACTGAACATTGACATCCCGAATTCATAGTCGCGACATATAGATCTACTTATATCGATAATCTCGATGATAACTAAATCCATAATGTACATTTACACGAACTTACTCCAAACTACATTACCAGCTGTCGAAGTGATGacaatattattgtgaaaGTTTCAAATCTGTACTAATTATCGATTCAATGATCTTCAATGATCTCTGCCCTGTGGGGACCTATGGCGGACCGCTTCGACATTTGTGAACGCATGAGGATGGAGGACGATGTAAGTAACtcctttaatattgttaatattttattaacaaataaaattaatacaataaaattgcagatacTAATGATGAACGAAGAATCGCTCCTCAACGGCgatgtcgacgtcgacgtcgatttAATCACCGCCCATTCCGTCGCCGCCCGTTCCGTTGCCGCCCGTTCCGTTGCCGTCCGGGACGTGGCTGctggttccgtcgccgccggtcccgtcgccgccggtcccgtcgccgccggtcccgtcgccgccggtcccgtcgccgcccgttccgtcgccgcccgtTCCGTTGCCGTCCGGGACGTGGCCGCCGGTctcgtcgccgccggtcccgttGCCGCTGATTCCGTCGCCGctggttccgtcgccgccggttccgtcgccgccggttccgtcgccgccggtcccgtcgccgcTGGTTCAATGTCGAAACAAAACAgacaaggtaacataattttaatctattaaagATTGTACCATATATTAGTACTTACATagtgtataattattagtacTTACGTACTGCATATTTTCCTACGcactattttttagtaattacgtagaatatatttttctttgtactattataaaaacacatatgtaattaaattaattttaataattacagattatAGACCGAGAGGTAGAGCCGCAGGAGCTCGCCGACAGCAGGAacgatttatgaaatttttatatcagctatccatggCACCACATCACTGGGGCAGACACAGGGGAAGAGGCAGAGGAAGAAGGTaagaaagcattaaaaaatttctaaaaattacaagttataGTTACATGTatagttattacatttattttacagaaacaaTTAAGTATTATCAAGTCATGGTGTTCAAGCGGCTCGTCGCATCgctcaagaaaaaattttttttagttattttctaatattaccaataaaacatctgtttcacagaatgtaagtgtgatgtgacaaaatacttgtgttagaatgcgaaataatttagttactatgtaattaagttaatattaatgcacaaaattaattatgtgacaaaattgagattatttttcaattatttttgcacattttagatgtaacatttatattaagtcagttgtatattaactaaattatcttacattctaacacaagtattttgtatcacacttacattttgtgaaacagatgttttatttcgaatattcaaactaaactattttttgttgtaacatgtcttcggTTTGACTGCCCCATTGATATAAAGCCGtggatagctgatataaaatatctttggtttgatattacagttttgttaaaatttttacaaaatatacgaaataaaactataatatcaaatcaaagacatgttaaacataaaataatttagttaaaacattcgaaacgacacttattatgtttcatttagcgtaattgtgatatcaaacgcaatacttatgttttatttcaaatattcaaattaaactatttttagttgtaacatgtctttgatttaACTGCCCCATTCATATAAAGTTATGGATAgctgatatgaaatatatctttGGCTTCATATCAcggttatgttaaaatttttacaaaatatgcgaaaaaaactatgatatgatatcaaagacatgttaaacataaaataatgtagttAGAACATTCAAATGACACTAATTATGTTTCATCtagcgtaattgtgatatatcaaacgcaatacttatattattagttattttttaatattatcaatgaaacatctgtttcacatgacttaaatgctatataaaacacaagacgtgttataatgtaaaatagtttagttaatatgtaattaagttaatataaaaatgtacagaaatgtacaaaattaattatgtgacaaaatttaaattatttttctacattttgaatgtaacatttatattaacttaataacatattaattaaattatttaaattataagttttgcgacTGGATCGATGTCAACGTCGATGAGATGTTCTTCgttcattaatactaataaaattctattatatggcagtttatttgttaataaaatattattaacaagattaaagaatataattttttttttcatacttttcagaagttttttttaatacttttcgagttattttatatcttaatctgacatattttgatataaaatttaaattaaaatatctctaaaaatattaagttctggataatcttaccgtaatacttttatgattagaataatgagaatcaagtggtataaagaaaacgcataattgttaaaaaagtacattgtaaattgcatactttttcttcaaataatgggttttttacacgtattgatttgttttattattctgtgcataaaaatattacggtaagattatcgataactaaatattttaagagattttagattttatatcaaaatatgtcatatttctctctctctctctctctctctttcgtgtttgcgaaattttcgtagtgcaacttggggaagtcgaatttgTTGAACCTTGAtacctggtgcaaggaattcccgtagcgcaactcggggaagtcgaattcgtcgactctttgcacctagtgcgaaaaattcctgtagcgcaactcacgaaagtcaaattcgtcgacccttgatacctggtgcgaggaattttcgtagcgcaactcggggaaattgaattcgacgacctttggcaccaggtgcgaaaaattctcgtagcgcaactcgcaaaagtcgaattcgtcgacccttgacacctggtgcaaggaattcccgtagcgcaactcggggaagtcgaattcgtcgaccctttgcacctagtgcgaaaaattcctgtagcgcaactcgcaaaagtcgaattcgtc
The window above is part of the Linepithema humile isolate Giens D197 chromosome 8, Lhum_UNIL_v1.0, whole genome shotgun sequence genome. Proteins encoded here:
- the LOC137001377 gene encoding histone H1-like protein HC2 isoform X1, translated to MISALWGPMADRFDICERMRMEDDVSNSFNIVNILLTNKINTIKLQILMMNEESLLNGDVDVDVDLITAHSVAARSVAARSVAVRDVAAGSVAAGPVAAGPVAAGPVAAGPVAARSVAARSVAVRDVAAGLVAAGPVAADSVAAGSVAAGSVAAGSVAAGPVAAGSMSKQNRQDYRPRGRAAGARRQQERFMKFLYQLSMAPHHWGRHRGRGRGRRNN
- the LOC137001377 gene encoding proline-rich protein 27-like isoform X2, which translates into the protein MISALWGPMADRFDICERMRMEDDILMMNEESLLNGDVDVDVDLITAHSVAARSVAARSVAVRDVAAGSVAAGPVAAGPVAAGPVAAGPVAARSVAARSVAVRDVAAGLVAAGPVAADSVAAGSVAAGSVAAGSVAAGPVAAGSMSKQNRQDYRPRGRAAGARRQQERFMKFLYQLSMAPHHWGRHRGRGRGRRNN